The following coding sequences are from one Triticum aestivum cultivar Chinese Spring chromosome 5A, IWGSC CS RefSeq v2.1, whole genome shotgun sequence window:
- the LOC123108577 gene encoding cytochrome P450 71A1, whose amino-acid sequence MEDGSTRERPAMEDAVLLFLLPVATILCCTLLLRAARSHHSKSAPPPSPWRLPLVGNLHQLAGGRLPHRTLAALAAAHGPVMLLRLGQVPAVVVSSAGAAREVMLAQDHVFATRPSLAIPSKLFYGCTDVAFAPHGPYWLRARKTCVLHLLSPARVRAYRAVREDEVGALLDKVRRQARVVPLSELLAVFAKNVIGRIVFGASAATRADGWGAKVDALLEEGNALLGTFHVGDYFPSLAWVGALDGTDTKVGKAFDRIDAVLEEIVDAAESRMGGVHGGDALGRHDSTFVDVLLSLGNNTSGTGTGGASTERRFTRDNVKGLLANLFGAGADSTIIVLEWAMAELLRNKEAMEKLQDELRSRSVSTNSDMITEEDLQGMVYLKTVMKETMRLHPPGPLLIPREAMEQTRIQQYDVPSKTMVIVNAWAIGRDPGSWESPEEFRPERFLGTGGEVDFRGRHFQLVPFGSGRRVCPGINFTMSIVEIAIANLVGRFDWALPEGGTEEVVDMEEAPGITSRKRVPLHVLAAPWALT is encoded by the exons CTCCCGCTCGTGGGCAACCTGCACCAGCTCGCGggcggccgcctcccgcaccgcacgctggccgccctcgccgccgcgcaCGGCCCCGTCATGCTCCTCCGCCTCGGCCAGGTCCCGGCCGTCGTCGTGTCCTCGGCCGGCGCCGCGCGGGAGGTGATGCTGGCGCAGGACCACGTCTTCGCCACCCGCCCCTCGCTCGCCATCCCCTCCAAGCTCTTCTACGGCTGCACCGACGTCGCCTTCGCCCCGCACGGCCCCTACTGGCTGCGCGCCCGCAAGACCTGCGTGCTCCACCTCCTCAGCCCCGCCAGGGTGCGCGCCTACCGCGCCGTCCGGGAGGACGAGGTGGGCGCGCTCCTGGACAAGGTCCGGCGGCAGGCGCGCGTCGTGCCCCTGAGCGAGCTCCTGGCCGTGTTCGCCAAGAACGTGATCGGGCGGATCGTGTTCGGGGCGAGCGCCGCCACGCGCGCCGACGGGTGGGGCGCCAAGGTGGACGCGCTGCTGGAGGAGGGCAACGCGCTGCTCGGCACGTTCCACGTCGGCGACTACTTCCCTAGCCTGGCGTGGGTAGGCGCCCTGGACGGCACCGACACCAAGGTCGGCAAGGCGTTCGACAGGATCGACGCCGTCCTCGAGGAGATCGTCGACGCCGCGGAGAGTCGCATGGGCGGAGTCCACGGAGGCGACGCGCTGGGGCGGCACGACAGCACCTTCGTCGACGTGCTGCTGTCCCTCGGCAACAACACCTCCGGCACCGGCACCGGCGGCGCGTCCACGGAGCGGCGATTCACGAGGGACAACGTGAAGGGGCTCCTAGCG AATCTGTTCGGGGCAGGGGCAGACTCCACCATCATCGTGCTCGAATGGGCCATGGCAGAGCTGCTCCGCAACAAGGAGGCCATGGAAAAGCTACAAGACGAGCTAAGGAGTAGATCCGTAAGCACCAACTCCGATATGATCACCGAAGAAGATTTACAGGGGATGGTCTACCTGAAAACGGTGATGAAGGAGACGATGCGGCTGCACCCTCCGGGGCCGCTGCTGATCCCCCGCGAGGCCATGGAGCAGACGAGGATCCAGCAGTACGACGTGCCGAGCAAGACCATGGTGATCGTGAACGCCTGGGCCATCGGAAGGGACCCGGGCAGCTGGGAGTCTCCGGAGGAGTTCCGGCCGGAGAGGTTTCTCGGCACCGGCGGCGAGGTGGACTTCCGGGGCCGGCATTTCCAGCTCGTACCGTTCGGTTCCGGGAGGAGGGTGTGCCCGGGGATCAACTTCACCATGTCCATCGTGGAGATCGCGATTGCCAACCTCGTCGGCCGGTTCGACTGGGCGCTGCCGGAGGGCGGGACGGAGGAGGtggtggacatggaggaggcgcCTGGGATCACCTCGCGGAAGAGGGTTCCGCTTCACGTCCTGGCTGCACCGTGGGCATTGACGTGA